A genomic segment from Mustela lutreola isolate mMusLut2 chromosome 15, mMusLut2.pri, whole genome shotgun sequence encodes:
- the NT5C3B gene encoding 7-methylguanosine phosphate-specific 5'-nucleotidase isoform X1 — translation MAEEVSTLMKATVLMRQPGRVQEIVGALRRGGGDRLQVISDFDMTLSRFAYNGKRCPSSYNILDNSKIISEECQNELKALLHHYYPIEIDPHRTIKEKLPHMVEWWTKAHDLLCQQKIQKAQIAQVVKESNAMLREGYKTFFNTLYQNNIPLFIFSAGIGDILEEIIRQMKVFHPNIHIVSNYMDFDEDGFLQGFKGQLIHTYNKNSSVCENSGYFQQLQGKTNILLLGDSMGDLTMADGVPGVENILKIGFLNDKVEERRERYMDSYDIVLEKDETLDVVNGLLQHILHRGDWRETQGS, via the exons ATGGCGGAGGAG GTGAGCACCCTGATGAAGGCCACGGTCCTGATGCGGCAGCCCGGGCGGGTGCAGGAGATCGTGGGCGCCCTCCGCAGAGGCGGGGGAGACCGCTTGCAG GTCATCTCTGATTTTGACATGACCTTGAGCAGGTTTGCATATAATGGAAAGCGATGCCCTTCTTCTTACA ACATTCTGGATAACAGCAAGATCATCAGTGAGGAGTGCCAAAATGAG CTCAAAGCACTCCTTCACCACTATTACCCAATTGAGATCGACCCGCACCGGACCATCAAAGAGAAGTTACCTCACATGGTGGAATG GTGGACCAAAGCACACGATCTCCTTTGCCAACAGAAGATTCAGAAGGCTCAGATTGCCCAGGTGGTTAAAGAGTCCAATGCAATGCTTAG GGAGGGATACAAGACGTTCTTCAACACCCTCTACCAGAACAACATTCCCCTTTTCATCTTCTCCGCGGGCATTGGTGACATCCTGGAGGAGATTATCCGGCAGATGAAGGTGTTCCACCCCAACATCCACATCGTGTCTAACTACATGGACTTTGACGAAGAC GGTTTCCTCCAGGGATTTAAGGGCCagctcatacacacatacaacaaGAACAGCTCCGTTTGTGAGAACTCCGGCTACTTCCAGCAGCTTCAGGGCAAAACCAACATCCTCCTGCTGGGAGACTCCATGGGGGACCTCACGATGGCTGATGGGGTGCCAGGTGTGGAGAACATTCTCAAGATTGGCTTCTTAAATGACAAG GTGGAAGAGCGGCGGGAGCGCTACATGGACTCCTACGACATTGTGTTGGAGAAGGATGAGACGCTGGATGTGGTCAACGGGCTGCTGCAGCACATCCTGCACCGCGGGGactggagagagacacagggctCCTGA
- the KLHL10 gene encoding kelch-like protein 10, whose protein sequence is MEMESAAASTRFHQPHMERKMSAMTCEIFNELRLEGKLCDVVIKVNGFEFNAHKNILCSCSSYFRALFTSGWNNTEKKVYNIPGISPDMMKLIIEYAYTRTVPITPDNVEKLLAAADQFNIMGIVRGCCEFLKSELCLDNCIGICKFTDYYYCPELRQKAYMFILHNFEEMVKVSAEFLELSVTELKDIIEKDELNVKQEDAVFEAILKWISHDPQNRKQHISVLLPKVRLALMHAEYFMNNVKMNDYVKDSEECKPVIINALKAMYDLNMNGPSNSDFTNPLTRPRLPYAILFAIGGWSGGSPTNAIEAYDARADRWVNVTCEEESPRAYHGAAYLKGYVYIIGGFDSVDYFNSVKRFDPVKKTWHQVAPMHSRRCYVSVTVLSNFIYAMGGFDGYVRLNTAERYEPETNQWTLIAPMHEQRSDASATTLYGKVYICGGFNGNECLFTAEVYNTESNQWTVIAPMRSRRSGIGVIAYGEHVYAVGGFDGANRLRSAEAYSPVANTWRTIPTMFNPRSNFGIEVVDDLLFVVGGFNGFTTTFNVECYDEKTDEWYDAHDMSIYRSALSCCVVPGLANVGEYAARRDNFTGLALRDEVKYSASTSTLPV, encoded by the exons ATGGAGATGGAGAGCGCGGCGGCCTCCACACGTTTCCACCAGCCTCACATGGAGAGGAAGATGAGTGCGATGACCTGTGAGATCTTCAACGAGCTTAGGCTAGAGGGCAAGCTCTGCGACGTGGTCATCAAGGTCAATGGCTTTGAGTTCAATGCCCACAAGAACATCCTCTGTAGCTGCAGTTCCTACTTTAG agcTTTGTTTACAAGTGGCTGGAACAACACTGAAAAGAAGGTATACAACATTCCTGGCATTTCCCCTGACATGATGAAGCTAATTATTGAATATGCATACACCCGGACCGTCCCTATCACACCGGACAATGTGGAGAAGCTGCTGGCTGCTGCAGACCAATTTAACATCATGGGTATTGTCAGGGGTTGCTGTGAGTTCCTCAAGTCGGAGCTGTGTTTGGATAACTGTATCGGCATCTGCAAGTTCACGGACTACTACTACTGTCCCGAGCTGAGGCAGAAGGCCTACATGTTTATACTGCACAACTTTGAGGAGATGGTGAAAGTCTCGGCCGAGTTTTTAGAGCTCTCAGTCACTGAACTGAAGGATATCATTGAGAAAGATGAGCTCAACGTCAAACAAGAAGACGCTGTATTTGAGgccattttaaaatggatttctCATGACCCCCAAAATAGGAAGCAGCATATTTCAGTTTTGCTTCCCAAG gTTCGCCTGGCCCTAATGCATGCTGAGTACTTCATGAACAATGTGAAGATGAACGACTATGTCAAAGACAGTGAGGAATGCAAGCCAGTCATCATCAATGCCCTAAAGGCCATGTATGACCTCAACATGAATGGACCCTCTAATTCTGACTTCACCAACCCACTCACCAGGCCCCGCCTGCCCTATGCCATCCTATTTGCAATTGGTGGCTGGAGTGGTGGGAGCCCCACCAATGCCATTGAGGCATACGATGCTCGGGCAGACAGATGGGTGAATGTCACTTGTGAGGAAGAGAGTCCCCGTGCCTACCACGGGGCAGCCTATTTGAAAGGCTACGTTTATATCATTGGGGGGTTCGATAGTGTAGACTATTTCAATAGTGTTAAGCGTTTTGACCCGGTCAAGAAAACGTGGCATCAGGTGGCCCCGATGCACTCCCGACGTTGCTACGTCAGTGTGACAGTCCTCAGCAATTTTATTTACGCCATGGGAGGATTTGACGGCTATGTGCGTCTGAACACTGCTGAACGTTACGAGCCCGAGACCAACCAGTGGACGCTCATCGCCCCGATGCATGAGCAGAGGAGTGACGCGAGTGCCACGACACTCTACGGGAAG GTCTACATATGTGGCGGTTTTAACGGAAACGAGTGTCTGTTCACAGCCGAAGTGTACAACACTGAGAGTAATCAGTGGACAGTCATAGCACCCatgagaagcaggaggagtggaatAGGCGTAATAGCTTATGGAGAGCATGTATATGCG GTAGGTGGCTTTGATGGAGCAAATCGACTTAGGAGTGCAGAAGCGTACAGCCCAGTGGCTAATACTTGGCGCACAATCCCCACTATGTTTAATCCTCGTAGCAATTTTGGCATCGAGGTGGTAGACGACCTCTTGTTTGTGGTGGGCGGCTTTAATGGCTTCACTACCACCTTTAATGTGGAGTGCTATGACGAAAAGACGGACGAGTGGTATGACGCCCATGACATGAGCATCTACCGCAGCGCTCTGAGCTGCTGTGTGGTGCCGGGGCTGGCCAACGTCGGGGAATATGCGGCTAGACGGGACAACTTCACAGGATTAGCACTGCGAGATGAAGTCAAGTACTCCGCTTCGACAAGTACCCTACCTGTATGA
- the NT5C3B gene encoding 7-methylguanosine phosphate-specific 5'-nucleotidase isoform X2: MESDALLLTEFCVFADILDNSKIISEECQNELKALLHHYYPIEIDPHRTIKEKLPHMVEWWTKAHDLLCQQKIQKAQIAQVVKESNAMLREGYKTFFNTLYQNNIPLFIFSAGIGDILEEIIRQMKVFHPNIHIVSNYMDFDEDGFLQGFKGQLIHTYNKNSSVCENSGYFQQLQGKTNILLLGDSMGDLTMADGVPGVENILKIGFLNDKVEERRERYMDSYDIVLEKDETLDVVNGLLQHILHRGDWRETQGS, encoded by the exons ATGGAAAGCGATGCCCTTCTTCTTACA GAGTTTTGTGTGTTTGCAGACATTCTGGATAACAGCAAGATCATCAGTGAGGAGTGCCAAAATGAG CTCAAAGCACTCCTTCACCACTATTACCCAATTGAGATCGACCCGCACCGGACCATCAAAGAGAAGTTACCTCACATGGTGGAATG GTGGACCAAAGCACACGATCTCCTTTGCCAACAGAAGATTCAGAAGGCTCAGATTGCCCAGGTGGTTAAAGAGTCCAATGCAATGCTTAG GGAGGGATACAAGACGTTCTTCAACACCCTCTACCAGAACAACATTCCCCTTTTCATCTTCTCCGCGGGCATTGGTGACATCCTGGAGGAGATTATCCGGCAGATGAAGGTGTTCCACCCCAACATCCACATCGTGTCTAACTACATGGACTTTGACGAAGAC GGTTTCCTCCAGGGATTTAAGGGCCagctcatacacacatacaacaaGAACAGCTCCGTTTGTGAGAACTCCGGCTACTTCCAGCAGCTTCAGGGCAAAACCAACATCCTCCTGCTGGGAGACTCCATGGGGGACCTCACGATGGCTGATGGGGTGCCAGGTGTGGAGAACATTCTCAAGATTGGCTTCTTAAATGACAAG GTGGAAGAGCGGCGGGAGCGCTACATGGACTCCTACGACATTGTGTTGGAGAAGGATGAGACGCTGGATGTGGTCAACGGGCTGCTGCAGCACATCCTGCACCGCGGGGactggagagagacacagggctCCTGA